The following proteins are encoded in a genomic region of Danio rerio strain Tuebingen ecotype United States chromosome 16, GRCz12tu, whole genome shotgun sequence:
- the LOC137487904 gene encoding uncharacterized protein isoform X2, whose protein sequence is MYPMLQRLQPARASPDGRSQGDQRGREAAAARAGRRPRGHSEVAVSGPGLSQDASPLGQALKAAREALALGRKEAMGRVKRRKVARELQWLRSTQPAIPVVSQLASSSEGERDSEGPEAGRPCADRGCRRATERIQAQLTDLGKQVTKMRSTLLQITRLYRELRKGEGGRRRRKRVRRTRSPPAPPAPGRGAAGGPTPPEPPEALEPTAYHVPALNLLLGEFEGYQLGSEPTARLRNNVTSKLGRIKAFLGYMARGTAEPGNFLFLNQPARIRAWAALLGQTRMAEPTRQHYLKNVAQFLDYLSETPPAACQLSSTALVLIRREVRALIRGIRRRVVVHEVRTKQAKESRLIPKASLVRCHRTAGRKIPALLDSLESNPSTRQQWRFYGFLTGYLTSISGHRCGVFQNLTIQEVEEASRSPDESAYVINITTHKTNRAFGAAQLSLNREEYSWFRRFLALRAGLPGGSQATYFFFTSRASPCRTLNKYFQSAWLSMGLPGKPTFTDVRTAIATHAKNAHSSEDRRKVAQFMCHDTSTSDKFYALHLGPLQARERRRLFERALVEEEEEEDGEAAGTESPPRKGRKRTETSVSPLEGTSRRTLPWRPARGKSQGARPLEQTEDSESS, encoded by the exons ATGTATCCTATGCTTCAACGTCTACAGCCGGCTCGCGCCTCACCTGACGGCCGTTCACAAGGTGACCAACGCGGACGAGAAGCGGCTGCTGCTCGCGCTGGCCGCCGGCCGCGTGGACACTCGGAAGTCGCCGTGTCCGGTCCCGGGCTGTCGCAGGACGCCAGCCCGCTTGGACAGGCACTTAAGGCAGCACGTGAAGCTCTCGCCCTCGGGCGGAAAGAGGCTATGGGGAGGGTGAAACGCCGGAAAGTAGCCCGGGAGTTGCAGTGGCTGCGGTCCACCCAGCCTGCAATCCCCGTCGTGTCCCAGCTAGCATCGTCTTCCGAGGGGGAGCGGGACTCGGAGGGCCCAGAGGCCGGCCGCCCGTGCGCCGACCGCGGCTGCAGGCGCGCCACCGAGCGCATACAGGCTCAGCTCACAGACCTGGGGAAACAGGTTACCAAGATGCGGTCCACCCTGCTCCAGATCACACGCCTCTACCGGGAGCTGAGGAAGGGAGAAggggggagaaggaggaggaagagggtgAGGAGAACCAGGTCGCCTCCTGCACCACCGGCTCCCGGGCGAGGGGCGGCCGGAGGTCCGACGCCCCCCGAGCCTCCGGAGGCTTTGGAACCCACTGCCTACCACGTCCCCGCGCTGA ACCTTCTCTTGGGGGAGTTCGAAGGGTACCAACTGGGCAGCGAGCCCACCGCGCGCCTGCGGAACAACGTCACTTCGAAGCTGGGGAGAATCAAAGCCTTCCTTGGTTACATGGCCAGGGGCACCGCGGAgccagggaacttccttttcctCAACCAACCAGCCCGAATCCGAGCGTGGGCCGCCCTGCTAGGTCAGACGCGCATGGCCGAGCCCACCAGGCAGCACTATCTGAAGAACGTGGCTCAGTTCCTGGACTACCTCTCGGAGACGCCGCCGGCCGCTTGTCAGCTCTCCAGCACGGCTCTGGTTCTGATTCGAAGGGAGGTCAGAGCCCTCATTCGCGGCATACGCCGGCGTGTCGTCGTGCACGAGGTAAGGACCAAGCAGGCGAAGGAAAGCCGACTGATCCCCAAGGCCAGCCTGGTGCGCTGTCACCGGACCGCTGGGAGGAAAATTCCCGCCCTGCTAG ATAGCCTCGAATCCAACCCAAGCACTAGGCAACAGTGGCGCTTCTATGGCTTTCTGACTGGCTACCTAACCTCCATCTCTGGGCACCGCTGTGGAGTCTTCCAGAATCTCACAATCCAGGAGGTTGAAGAGGCCTCCAGAAGCCCCGACGAGTCTGCTTATGTCATTAAC ATTACcactcacaaaacaaacagagcCTTTGGGGCGGCTCAGCTGTCCCTAAACAGGGAGGAATACAGCTGGTTCCGCAGGTTTTTGGCGCTGCGGGCTGGTCTCCCCGGAGGGAGCCAGGCTAcctatttctttttcacttccaGAGCCAGTCCTTGTCGGACCCTGAACAAGTACTTTCAGTCTGCTTGGCTCAGTATGGGCCTTCCAGGCAAACCCACCTTTACTGACGTACGCACTGCGATCGCGACCCAT GCAAAGAATGCACACTCTTCAGaggatcgccgcaaggtggcgcaattcatgtgccatgacacttcaacctcagataagttctacgcacttcacctcggacctctccaagcacgcgagcgccgcagactctttgaaagggccctggtggaggaggaggaggaggaggatggggaggcagcgggcactgaaagccccccgcggaaagggcgcaagaggacagagacttccgtctctcccctg gagggaaccagcaggaggacgctgccatggcgccctgccagggggaaaagccagggcgctcgcccgctcgaacaaacagaagactctgaatcgtcctga
- the LOC137487904 gene encoding uncharacterized protein isoform X4, with amino-acid sequence MARGTAEPGNFLFLNQPARIRAWAALLGQTRMAEPTRQHYLKNVAQFLDYLSETPPAACQLSSTALVLIRREVRALIRGIRRRVVVHEVRTKQAKESRLIPKASLVRCHRTAGRKIPALLDSLESNPSTRQQWRFYGFLTGYLTSISGHRCGVFQNLTIQEVEEASRSPDESAYVINITTHKTNRAFGAAQLSLNREEYSWFRRFLALRAGLPGGSQATYFFFTSRASPCRTLNKYFQSAWLSMGLPGKPTFTDVRTAIATHAKNAHSSEDRRKVAQFMCHDTSTSDKFYALHLGPLQARERRRLFERALVEEEEEEDGEAAGTESPPRKGRKRTETSVSPLVKITFSLAWTAERVALANCPLCVSFPGGNQQEDAAMAPCQGEKPGRSPARTNRRL; translated from the exons ATGGCCAGGGGCACCGCGGAgccagggaacttccttttcctCAACCAACCAGCCCGAATCCGAGCGTGGGCCGCCCTGCTAGGTCAGACGCGCATGGCCGAGCCCACCAGGCAGCACTATCTGAAGAACGTGGCTCAGTTCCTGGACTACCTCTCGGAGACGCCGCCGGCCGCTTGTCAGCTCTCCAGCACGGCTCTGGTTCTGATTCGAAGGGAGGTCAGAGCCCTCATTCGCGGCATACGCCGGCGTGTCGTCGTGCACGAGGTAAGGACCAAGCAGGCGAAGGAAAGCCGACTGATCCCCAAGGCCAGCCTGGTGCGCTGTCACCGGACCGCTGGGAGGAAAATTCCCGCCCTGCTAG ATAGCCTCGAATCCAACCCAAGCACTAGGCAACAGTGGCGCTTCTATGGCTTTCTGACTGGCTACCTAACCTCCATCTCTGGGCACCGCTGTGGAGTCTTCCAGAATCTCACAATCCAGGAGGTTGAAGAGGCCTCCAGAAGCCCCGACGAGTCTGCTTATGTCATTAAC ATTACcactcacaaaacaaacagagcCTTTGGGGCGGCTCAGCTGTCCCTAAACAGGGAGGAATACAGCTGGTTCCGCAGGTTTTTGGCGCTGCGGGCTGGTCTCCCCGGAGGGAGCCAGGCTAcctatttctttttcacttccaGAGCCAGTCCTTGTCGGACCCTGAACAAGTACTTTCAGTCTGCTTGGCTCAGTATGGGCCTTCCAGGCAAACCCACCTTTACTGACGTACGCACTGCGATCGCGACCCAT GCAAAGAATGCACACTCTTCAGaggatcgccgcaaggtggcgcaattcatgtgccatgacacttcaacctcagataagttctacgcacttcacctcggacctctccaagcacgcgagcgccgcagactctttgaaagggccctggtggaggaggaggaggaggaggatggggaggcagcgggcactgaaagccccccgcggaaagggcgcaagaggacagagacttccgtctctcccctggtaaaaatcacattctctttggcgtggacagcagaacgtgtggcattggctaactgccctttatgtgtctcttttccaggagggaaccagcaggaggacgctgccatggcgccctgccagggggaaaagccagggcgctcgcccgctcgaacaaacagaagactctga
- the LOC137487904 gene encoding uncharacterized protein isoform X1 has product MYPMLQRLQPARASPDGRSQGDQRGREAAAARAGRRPRGHSEVAVSGPGLSQDASPLGQALKAAREALALGRKEAMGRVKRRKVARELQWLRSTQPAIPVVSQLASSSEGERDSEGPEAGRPCADRGCRRATERIQAQLTDLGKQVTKMRSTLLQITRLYRELRKGEGGRRRRKRVRRTRSPPAPPAPGRGAAGGPTPPEPPEALEPTAYHVPALNLLLGEFEGYQLGSEPTARLRNNVTSKLGRIKAFLGYMARGTAEPGNFLFLNQPARIRAWAALLGQTRMAEPTRQHYLKNVAQFLDYLSETPPAACQLSSTALVLIRREVRALIRGIRRRVVVHEVRTKQAKESRLIPKASLVRCHRTAGRKIPALLDSLESNPSTRQQWRFYGFLTGYLTSISGHRCGVFQNLTIQEVEEASRSPDESAYVINITTHKTNRAFGAAQLSLNREEYSWFRRFLALRAGLPGGSQATYFFFTSRASPCRTLNKYFQSAWLSMGLPGKPTFTDVRTAIATHAKNAHSSEDRRKVAQFMCHDTSTSDKFYALHLGPLQARERRRLFERALVEEEEEEDGEAAGTESPPRKGRKRTETSVSPLVKITFSLAWTAERVALANCPLCVSFPGGNQQEDAAMAPCQGEKPGRSPARTNRRL; this is encoded by the exons ATGTATCCTATGCTTCAACGTCTACAGCCGGCTCGCGCCTCACCTGACGGCCGTTCACAAGGTGACCAACGCGGACGAGAAGCGGCTGCTGCTCGCGCTGGCCGCCGGCCGCGTGGACACTCGGAAGTCGCCGTGTCCGGTCCCGGGCTGTCGCAGGACGCCAGCCCGCTTGGACAGGCACTTAAGGCAGCACGTGAAGCTCTCGCCCTCGGGCGGAAAGAGGCTATGGGGAGGGTGAAACGCCGGAAAGTAGCCCGGGAGTTGCAGTGGCTGCGGTCCACCCAGCCTGCAATCCCCGTCGTGTCCCAGCTAGCATCGTCTTCCGAGGGGGAGCGGGACTCGGAGGGCCCAGAGGCCGGCCGCCCGTGCGCCGACCGCGGCTGCAGGCGCGCCACCGAGCGCATACAGGCTCAGCTCACAGACCTGGGGAAACAGGTTACCAAGATGCGGTCCACCCTGCTCCAGATCACACGCCTCTACCGGGAGCTGAGGAAGGGAGAAggggggagaaggaggaggaagagggtgAGGAGAACCAGGTCGCCTCCTGCACCACCGGCTCCCGGGCGAGGGGCGGCCGGAGGTCCGACGCCCCCCGAGCCTCCGGAGGCTTTGGAACCCACTGCCTACCACGTCCCCGCGCTGA ACCTTCTCTTGGGGGAGTTCGAAGGGTACCAACTGGGCAGCGAGCCCACCGCGCGCCTGCGGAACAACGTCACTTCGAAGCTGGGGAGAATCAAAGCCTTCCTTGGTTACATGGCCAGGGGCACCGCGGAgccagggaacttccttttcctCAACCAACCAGCCCGAATCCGAGCGTGGGCCGCCCTGCTAGGTCAGACGCGCATGGCCGAGCCCACCAGGCAGCACTATCTGAAGAACGTGGCTCAGTTCCTGGACTACCTCTCGGAGACGCCGCCGGCCGCTTGTCAGCTCTCCAGCACGGCTCTGGTTCTGATTCGAAGGGAGGTCAGAGCCCTCATTCGCGGCATACGCCGGCGTGTCGTCGTGCACGAGGTAAGGACCAAGCAGGCGAAGGAAAGCCGACTGATCCCCAAGGCCAGCCTGGTGCGCTGTCACCGGACCGCTGGGAGGAAAATTCCCGCCCTGCTAG ATAGCCTCGAATCCAACCCAAGCACTAGGCAACAGTGGCGCTTCTATGGCTTTCTGACTGGCTACCTAACCTCCATCTCTGGGCACCGCTGTGGAGTCTTCCAGAATCTCACAATCCAGGAGGTTGAAGAGGCCTCCAGAAGCCCCGACGAGTCTGCTTATGTCATTAAC ATTACcactcacaaaacaaacagagcCTTTGGGGCGGCTCAGCTGTCCCTAAACAGGGAGGAATACAGCTGGTTCCGCAGGTTTTTGGCGCTGCGGGCTGGTCTCCCCGGAGGGAGCCAGGCTAcctatttctttttcacttccaGAGCCAGTCCTTGTCGGACCCTGAACAAGTACTTTCAGTCTGCTTGGCTCAGTATGGGCCTTCCAGGCAAACCCACCTTTACTGACGTACGCACTGCGATCGCGACCCAT GCAAAGAATGCACACTCTTCAGaggatcgccgcaaggtggcgcaattcatgtgccatgacacttcaacctcagataagttctacgcacttcacctcggacctctccaagcacgcgagcgccgcagactctttgaaagggccctggtggaggaggaggaggaggaggatggggaggcagcgggcactgaaagccccccgcggaaagggcgcaagaggacagagacttccgtctctcccctggtaaaaatcacattctctttggcgtggacagcagaacgtgtggcattggctaactgccctttatgtgtctcttttccaggagggaaccagcaggaggacgctgccatggcgccctgccagggggaaaagccagggcgctcgcccgctcgaacaaacagaagactctga
- the LOC137487904 gene encoding uncharacterized protein isoform X3, with the protein MYPMLQRLQPARASPDGRSQGDQRGREAAAARAGRRPRGHSEVAVSGPGLSQDASPLGQALKAAREALALGRKEAMGRVKRRKVARELQWLRSTQPAIPVVSQLASSSEGERDSEGPEAGRPCADRGCRRATERIQAQLTDLGKQVTKMRSTLLQITRLYRELRKGEGGRRRRKRVRRTRSPPAPPAPGRGAAGGPTPPEPPEALEPTAYHVPALNLLLGEFEGYQLGSEPTARLRNNVTSKLGRIKAFLGYMARGTAEPGNFLFLNQPARIRAWAALLGQTRMAEPTRQHYLKNVAQFLDYLSETPPAACQLSSTALVLIRREVRALIRGIRRRVVVHEVRTKQAKESRLIPKASLVRCHRTAGRKIPALLDSLESNPSTRQQWRFYGFLTGYLTSISGHRCGVFQNLTIQEVEEASRSPDESAYVINITTHKTNRAFGAAQLSLNREEYSWFRRFLALRAGLPGGSQATYFFFTSRASPCRTLNKYFQSAWLSMGLPGKPTFTDVRTAIATHAKNAHSSEDRRKVAQFMCHDTSTSDKRMGRQRALKAPRGKGARGQRLPSLPWREPAGGRCHGALPGGKARALARSNKQKTLNRPE; encoded by the exons ATGTATCCTATGCTTCAACGTCTACAGCCGGCTCGCGCCTCACCTGACGGCCGTTCACAAGGTGACCAACGCGGACGAGAAGCGGCTGCTGCTCGCGCTGGCCGCCGGCCGCGTGGACACTCGGAAGTCGCCGTGTCCGGTCCCGGGCTGTCGCAGGACGCCAGCCCGCTTGGACAGGCACTTAAGGCAGCACGTGAAGCTCTCGCCCTCGGGCGGAAAGAGGCTATGGGGAGGGTGAAACGCCGGAAAGTAGCCCGGGAGTTGCAGTGGCTGCGGTCCACCCAGCCTGCAATCCCCGTCGTGTCCCAGCTAGCATCGTCTTCCGAGGGGGAGCGGGACTCGGAGGGCCCAGAGGCCGGCCGCCCGTGCGCCGACCGCGGCTGCAGGCGCGCCACCGAGCGCATACAGGCTCAGCTCACAGACCTGGGGAAACAGGTTACCAAGATGCGGTCCACCCTGCTCCAGATCACACGCCTCTACCGGGAGCTGAGGAAGGGAGAAggggggagaaggaggaggaagagggtgAGGAGAACCAGGTCGCCTCCTGCACCACCGGCTCCCGGGCGAGGGGCGGCCGGAGGTCCGACGCCCCCCGAGCCTCCGGAGGCTTTGGAACCCACTGCCTACCACGTCCCCGCGCTGA ACCTTCTCTTGGGGGAGTTCGAAGGGTACCAACTGGGCAGCGAGCCCACCGCGCGCCTGCGGAACAACGTCACTTCGAAGCTGGGGAGAATCAAAGCCTTCCTTGGTTACATGGCCAGGGGCACCGCGGAgccagggaacttccttttcctCAACCAACCAGCCCGAATCCGAGCGTGGGCCGCCCTGCTAGGTCAGACGCGCATGGCCGAGCCCACCAGGCAGCACTATCTGAAGAACGTGGCTCAGTTCCTGGACTACCTCTCGGAGACGCCGCCGGCCGCTTGTCAGCTCTCCAGCACGGCTCTGGTTCTGATTCGAAGGGAGGTCAGAGCCCTCATTCGCGGCATACGCCGGCGTGTCGTCGTGCACGAGGTAAGGACCAAGCAGGCGAAGGAAAGCCGACTGATCCCCAAGGCCAGCCTGGTGCGCTGTCACCGGACCGCTGGGAGGAAAATTCCCGCCCTGCTAG ATAGCCTCGAATCCAACCCAAGCACTAGGCAACAGTGGCGCTTCTATGGCTTTCTGACTGGCTACCTAACCTCCATCTCTGGGCACCGCTGTGGAGTCTTCCAGAATCTCACAATCCAGGAGGTTGAAGAGGCCTCCAGAAGCCCCGACGAGTCTGCTTATGTCATTAAC ATTACcactcacaaaacaaacagagcCTTTGGGGCGGCTCAGCTGTCCCTAAACAGGGAGGAATACAGCTGGTTCCGCAGGTTTTTGGCGCTGCGGGCTGGTCTCCCCGGAGGGAGCCAGGCTAcctatttctttttcacttccaGAGCCAGTCCTTGTCGGACCCTGAACAAGTACTTTCAGTCTGCTTGGCTCAGTATGGGCCTTCCAGGCAAACCCACCTTTACTGACGTACGCACTGCGATCGCGACCCAT GCAAAGAATGCACACTCTTCAGaggatcgccgcaaggtggcgcaattcatgtgccatgacacttcaacctcagataa gaggatggggaggcagcgggcactgaaagccccccgcggaaagggcgcaagaggacagagacttccgtctctcccctg gagggaaccagcaggaggacgctgccatggcgccctgccagggggaaaagccagggcgctcgcccgctcgaacaaacagaagactctgaatcgtcctgaataa
- the LOC137487904 gene encoding uncharacterized protein isoform X5, translated as MARGTAEPGNFLFLNQPARIRAWAALLGQTRMAEPTRQHYLKNVAQFLDYLSETPPAACQLSSTALVLIRREVRALIRGIRRRVVVHEVRTKQAKESRLIPKASLVRCHRTAGRKIPALLDSLESNPSTRQQWRFYGFLTGYLTSISGHRCGVFQNLTIQEVEEASRSPDESAYVINITTHKTNRAFGAAQLSLNREEYSWFRRFLALRAGLPGGSQATYFFFTSRASPCRTLNKYFQSAWLSMGLPGKPTFTDVRTAIATHAKNAHSSEDRRKVAQFMCHDTSTSDKFYALHLGPLQARERRRLFERALVEEEEEEDGEAAGTESPPRKGRKRTETSVSPLEGTSRRTLPWRPARGKSQGARPLEQTEDSESS; from the exons ATGGCCAGGGGCACCGCGGAgccagggaacttccttttcctCAACCAACCAGCCCGAATCCGAGCGTGGGCCGCCCTGCTAGGTCAGACGCGCATGGCCGAGCCCACCAGGCAGCACTATCTGAAGAACGTGGCTCAGTTCCTGGACTACCTCTCGGAGACGCCGCCGGCCGCTTGTCAGCTCTCCAGCACGGCTCTGGTTCTGATTCGAAGGGAGGTCAGAGCCCTCATTCGCGGCATACGCCGGCGTGTCGTCGTGCACGAGGTAAGGACCAAGCAGGCGAAGGAAAGCCGACTGATCCCCAAGGCCAGCCTGGTGCGCTGTCACCGGACCGCTGGGAGGAAAATTCCCGCCCTGCTAG ATAGCCTCGAATCCAACCCAAGCACTAGGCAACAGTGGCGCTTCTATGGCTTTCTGACTGGCTACCTAACCTCCATCTCTGGGCACCGCTGTGGAGTCTTCCAGAATCTCACAATCCAGGAGGTTGAAGAGGCCTCCAGAAGCCCCGACGAGTCTGCTTATGTCATTAAC ATTACcactcacaaaacaaacagagcCTTTGGGGCGGCTCAGCTGTCCCTAAACAGGGAGGAATACAGCTGGTTCCGCAGGTTTTTGGCGCTGCGGGCTGGTCTCCCCGGAGGGAGCCAGGCTAcctatttctttttcacttccaGAGCCAGTCCTTGTCGGACCCTGAACAAGTACTTTCAGTCTGCTTGGCTCAGTATGGGCCTTCCAGGCAAACCCACCTTTACTGACGTACGCACTGCGATCGCGACCCAT GCAAAGAATGCACACTCTTCAGaggatcgccgcaaggtggcgcaattcatgtgccatgacacttcaacctcagataagttctacgcacttcacctcggacctctccaagcacgcgagcgccgcagactctttgaaagggccctggtggaggaggaggaggaggaggatggggaggcagcgggcactgaaagccccccgcggaaagggcgcaagaggacagagacttccgtctctcccctg gagggaaccagcaggaggacgctgccatggcgccctgccagggggaaaagccagggcgctcgcccgctcgaacaaacagaagactctgaatcgtcctga